Proteins encoded by one window of Sediminicoccus rosea:
- a CDS encoding shikimate dehydrogenase: protein MVTGRILTGKAMLAGVAGWPVSHSRSPLLHGTWIARHGLDAAYVPLPIAPENFTTAVRGLMAAGFRGMNVTIPHKEAAFAVCDEVLPRAHRAGAVNTLVFRDGRITGDCTDGFGFLASLPDYDPRRGPAVILGAGGAARAIAAALLDAGCPHLTLVNRTPQRAEALARALGGNIAVSAMPPLEGAALLVNSTSLGMAGQPPLELDLAPLPAHAVVADIVYVPLETRLLAAARARGLLGVDGLGMLLHQARPGFEAWFGVAPVVDEELRRIVAADIPPR from the coding sequence ATGGTCACGGGCCGCATTCTGACAGGCAAGGCCATGCTGGCGGGGGTGGCGGGCTGGCCCGTCTCCCATTCGCGCTCGCCGCTGCTGCATGGCACCTGGATCGCGCGGCACGGGCTCGATGCGGCCTATGTGCCGCTGCCCATCGCGCCCGAGAATTTCACCACGGCCGTGCGCGGCCTGATGGCCGCGGGCTTCCGCGGCATGAACGTCACCATCCCGCACAAGGAGGCCGCCTTCGCGGTCTGCGACGAGGTGCTGCCCCGCGCGCATCGCGCCGGCGCGGTGAACACGCTGGTCTTCCGCGACGGCCGCATCACCGGCGATTGCACGGATGGCTTCGGCTTCCTCGCCTCCCTGCCTGACTACGACCCGAGGCGCGGCCCGGCGGTGATCCTGGGCGCGGGCGGCGCGGCGCGCGCCATCGCCGCCGCGCTGCTCGACGCGGGCTGCCCGCATCTGACCCTGGTGAACCGCACGCCGCAGCGCGCCGAGGCGCTGGCCCGGGCGCTCGGCGGGAACATCGCCGTCAGCGCCATGCCGCCGCTCGAAGGCGCCGCGCTGCTGGTGAACAGCACGAGCCTCGGCATGGCCGGGCAGCCGCCGCTGGAGCTGGATCTCGCGCCCCTGCCCGCGCATGCCGTCGTCGCCGACATCGTCTATGTGCCGCTGGAGACGCGGCTGCTCGCCGCCGCCCGCGCGCGCGGGCTGCTGGGCGTGGATGGCCTCGGCATGCTGCTGCATCAGGCGCGGCCCGGCTTCGAGGCCTGGTTCGGCGTGGCGCCGGTGGTGGATGAGGAACTGCGCCGCATCGTCGCCGCGGACATCCCGCCGCGATGA
- the coaE gene encoding dephospho-CoA kinase (Dephospho-CoA kinase (CoaE) performs the final step in coenzyme A biosynthesis.), which yields MKVWGLTGSIGMGKSTAARAFQRLGVPVFDADAAVHALQARGGRAVRPIARAFPGTERDGATDREALRRAVLGQPEALKRLERIIHPLVRDEQARFLKRWRGRGTRIVVLDIPLLFETRRDLREFDRILVVSAPAAVQRRRVLLRPGMTKARLDAILARQMPDAEKRRRADVVIPTGLSRHHAQARVRRLVHAAVRQEAREMRDA from the coding sequence ATGAAGGTCTGGGGCCTCACCGGCAGCATCGGCATGGGCAAGTCCACCGCGGCGCGCGCCTTCCAGCGCCTGGGCGTCCCGGTCTTCGACGCCGATGCCGCGGTGCATGCCCTGCAGGCCCGGGGCGGCCGCGCGGTGCGGCCCATCGCCCGGGCCTTCCCGGGAACCGAGCGTGACGGCGCCACGGATCGCGAGGCGCTGCGCCGCGCGGTGCTCGGCCAGCCCGAGGCGCTGAAGCGGCTGGAGCGCATCATCCACCCGCTGGTGCGCGACGAGCAGGCGCGCTTTCTCAAGCGCTGGCGCGGGCGCGGCACGCGCATCGTCGTGCTCGACATCCCGCTGCTGTTCGAAACGCGACGTGACCTCCGTGAGTTCGACCGCATCCTCGTCGTCTCCGCACCCGCCGCCGTGCAGCGCCGCCGCGTGCTGCTGCGCCCAGGCATGACCAAGGCGCGGCTCGACGCCATTCTCGCCCGCCAGATGCCCGATGCCGAGAAGCGCCGCCGCGCCGATGTGGTGATCCCGACCGGCCTCTCGCGCCATCACGCCCAGGCCCGGGTGCGGCGCCTCGTGCATGCCGCGGTACGGCAAGAGGCGCGGGAGATGCGCGATGCGTGA
- the dnaQ gene encoding DNA polymerase III subunit epsilon: MREVVLDTETTGFEPLEGHRVIEVAAIEIVNLMPTGKVFHTLVDPERDVPPEATRVHGFTRADLEGKPRFAEIADAMLEFLGDSPIVAHNAPFDFKHLDAELFRCKRPTLDPARMVDSLALARLAFPGAQNSLDALCRRYNIDLSQRTTHNALLDVKLLAEVYLELKGGRQPGLVLGSAPVVQTILREAGAPRTPRPMQPTPEQEEAFQAFLTKLKDPLWLK, encoded by the coding sequence ATGCGTGAGGTCGTCCTCGACACCGAGACCACCGGCTTCGAGCCGCTGGAGGGCCACCGCGTCATCGAGGTCGCCGCGATCGAGATCGTGAACCTCATGCCGACGGGCAAGGTGTTTCACACGCTGGTGGACCCGGAACGCGACGTGCCGCCGGAAGCCACGCGCGTGCACGGCTTCACCCGCGCCGACCTGGAGGGCAAGCCACGCTTCGCCGAGATCGCCGACGCGATGCTCGAATTCCTGGGCGACAGCCCCATCGTCGCGCACAACGCGCCCTTCGACTTCAAGCACCTGGATGCCGAGCTGTTCCGCTGCAAGCGGCCCACGCTCGACCCCGCGCGGATGGTGGACAGCCTGGCGCTCGCGCGCCTCGCCTTCCCCGGCGCGCAGAACAGCCTGGATGCGCTCTGCCGGCGCTACAACATCGATCTCTCGCAGCGCACGACGCACAATGCGCTGCTCGACGTGAAGCTGCTGGCCGAGGTCTATCTGGAGCTGAAGGGCGGCCGGCAGCCGGGCCTCGTGCTCGGCTCGGCGCCCGTGGTGCAGACCATCCTGCGCGAGGCCGGCGCGCCGCGCACGCCACGCCCCATGCAGCCGACGCCCGAGCAGGAGGAAGCCTTCCAGGCCTTCCTCACGAAGCTGAAGGACCCCCTCTGGCTGAAGTGA
- a CDS encoding sugar transferase, whose protein sequence is MPDGEAYRRWGKRGFDVLGAALLLAAGLPLLLGTALAVRVMLGRPVLFREWRAGRDGVPFRMVKFRSMAAGPGSDALRLSRFGRAIRALALDELPQLWLVLRGEMSLVGPRPLPLDYVPLYTPREATRLAVRPGLCGLAQAEGRNAVPWPARLEWDARYVERVTLRGDLVILARCAGLLLSGHGAHAPGEATMAPLTSARGGPSAS, encoded by the coding sequence ATGCCTGACGGCGAGGCCTATCGGCGCTGGGGCAAGCGCGGCTTCGACGTGCTGGGCGCGGCGCTGCTGCTGGCGGCGGGCCTGCCGCTGCTGCTGGGCACCGCGCTGGCGGTGCGCGTCATGCTCGGCCGGCCCGTGCTGTTCCGGGAATGGCGCGCGGGGCGGGACGGCGTGCCGTTCCGCATGGTGAAATTCCGCAGCATGGCGGCCGGGCCCGGCAGCGACGCGCTCCGTCTCTCGCGCTTCGGCCGCGCCATCCGGGCGCTGGCGCTGGATGAATTGCCGCAGCTCTGGCTGGTGCTGCGGGGCGAGATGTCGCTGGTCGGCCCGCGCCCCCTGCCGCTGGACTATGTGCCCCTCTACACCCCGCGCGAGGCGACGCGGCTGGCGGTGCGCCCCGGATTGTGCGGCCTCGCGCAGGCGGAGGGGCGCAACGCCGTGCCCTGGCCCGCGCGTCTCGAATGGGATGCGCGCTATGTGGAGCGTGTGACGCTGCGCGGCGACCTCGTGATCCTCGCGCGTTGCGCCGGGCTGCTGCTGAGCGGCCACGGCGCGCATGCGCCGGGCGAGGCGACCATGGCGCCCCTCACTTCAGCCAGAGGGGGTCCTTCAGCTTCGTGA
- a CDS encoding O-antigen ligase domain-containing protein: MLRTAPLFAALAGMAGAVLHFAGALKSTQAVANLTFDITLVALLVLLALLPVLVLGRAWLVSRGLGPPLAACGLLWAWWVLAATWSPWGEGVADRLPEIVLAGPLMLALGLLIGADPAARRVFAVAVIGLGAYVAAAIAWGLATDAVVLGGQVGADPYRVRVQYQVAGLSIACAAGLVALRATAARGLWVPVWLALLLALAVGVLLPGGRAALLQLAAVVALAPALRWLLEGRRAAALGWIALVAAGGGAGLGLLLLDPGRAEDLATLERLFRPGGGQDSARLILWGEAWRLAGVAGLGPGGFPPAIGVGQDRGLHPHNHAVEALVEGGAVGLLLWLAVFGGALLLAFARLPRVAPERAAVILALTLPVAMTAMVSTDLGNRMVWFALGLVLSLGVEARDA; encoded by the coding sequence ATGCTGAGGACGGCGCCGCTCTTCGCGGCGCTGGCGGGGATGGCCGGCGCGGTGCTGCATTTCGCGGGCGCGCTGAAATCCACCCAGGCCGTGGCGAACCTGACCTTCGACATCACGCTGGTCGCGCTGCTGGTGCTGCTGGCGCTGCTGCCGGTGCTCGTTCTGGGCCGGGCCTGGCTGGTTTCGCGCGGCCTCGGCCCCCCGCTCGCCGCCTGCGGGCTGCTCTGGGCCTGGTGGGTGCTGGCCGCGACCTGGAGCCCATGGGGGGAGGGCGTCGCGGACCGGCTGCCGGAGATCGTGCTGGCGGGCCCGCTGATGCTCGCGCTCGGCCTGCTGATCGGCGCGGATCCCGCGGCGCGGCGGGTCTTCGCCGTGGCGGTGATCGGCCTTGGCGCCTATGTCGCGGCCGCCATCGCCTGGGGGCTCGCCACCGATGCCGTGGTGCTGGGCGGGCAGGTGGGTGCCGACCCCTACCGCGTGCGGGTGCAGTATCAGGTGGCCGGGCTCTCCATCGCCTGCGCGGCGGGGCTGGTCGCGCTGCGCGCCACGGCGGCGCGGGGGTTGTGGGTGCCGGTCTGGCTCGCGCTGCTGCTGGCACTCGCGGTGGGCGTGCTGCTGCCGGGCGGGCGGGCGGCGCTGCTGCAACTCGCCGCCGTGGTGGCGCTGGCGCCCGCCCTGCGCTGGCTGCTGGAAGGCCGCAGGGCGGCGGCGCTGGGCTGGATCGCCCTCGTGGCAGCGGGGGGCGGGGCGGGGCTCGGCCTGCTGCTGCTCGATCCCGGGCGCGCCGAGGACCTCGCCACGCTGGAGCGCCTGTTCCGCCCGGGCGGCGGGCAGGATTCCGCGCGGCTGATCCTCTGGGGCGAGGCCTGGCGGCTGGCGGGGGTGGCGGGCCTTGGCCCTGGCGGCTTCCCGCCCGCCATCGGCGTCGGCCAGGATCGCGGACTGCACCCGCACAACCACGCGGTCGAGGCGCTGGTGGAGGGCGGTGCGGTGGGCCTGCTGCTCTGGCTCGCCGTCTTCGGGGGCGCGCTGCTGCTCGCGTTCGCGCGGCTGCCGCGCGTCGCGCCGGAGCGGGCCGCGGTGATCCTCGCGCTGACCCTGCCCGTCGCGATGACCGCCATGGTCTCGACCGACCTCGGCAACCGCATGGTGTGGTTCGCGCTCGGCCTCGTGCTCTCGCTCGGCGTGGAGGCGCGGGATGCCTGA
- a CDS encoding heparinase II/III domain-containing protein, with the protein MAWSLLGRGPWARGWLRWRLRGGLPPDGADLMAGPDVRPLWEANRWAELPRLALAGQGRAIPDRVAAWFAANPPYRGVNWACGQEAALRVLHLALAAALAGTPAPEAAMRALARRIGANPAYAWAQDNNHPVSEACGLLICGLALGEGGLARRGARRLDAAVARLVAADGGFAQLSPAYHRMLLDVVAVTEWLRRRAGGPEAAPLTLARMAAATRWLHRLACPVTGRLPRIGHQDGSHVADLSAAGPDDASASLERAARIFCGASAGWPADAGCAALGLTLPAAVLAAEADWEAGGLLGRRFGRFRAILRVGPLRFRPGHADLLHLDLWREGENLLRDGGTGAYNPADPAWLDYFQGAAAHNGIAFDGEDQMPRLGPFLFHHWPETGALPGGGWWRDHRGRRHARVLRAAPGGLAVEDAVSGPFREALLRWRLAPGDWTLGAEGVAGAGMRLSLSADGPMALRLVRGMESRAYGEVSPLPVLEACISETTSRITTHIHNL; encoded by the coding sequence GTGGCTTGGTCGCTGCTGGGCCGCGGCCCCTGGGCGCGTGGCTGGCTCCGCTGGCGGCTGCGCGGGGGCCTCCCGCCGGATGGCGCGGACCTCATGGCGGGGCCGGATGTGCGGCCGCTCTGGGAAGCGAATCGCTGGGCTGAACTGCCGCGCCTGGCGCTGGCTGGGCAGGGGCGGGCGATTCCCGACCGGGTCGCGGCTTGGTTTGCCGCCAACCCGCCCTACCGGGGTGTGAACTGGGCCTGCGGGCAGGAGGCGGCCTTGCGGGTCCTCCACCTCGCGCTTGCCGCGGCCCTGGCCGGCACGCCCGCGCCCGAGGCGGCGATGCGCGCCCTGGCGCGGCGGATCGGCGCCAACCCCGCCTATGCCTGGGCGCAGGACAACAACCATCCGGTCAGCGAGGCCTGCGGCCTGCTGATCTGCGGCCTGGCGCTGGGCGAGGGCGGGCTGGCCCGGCGCGGCGCGCGGCGGCTGGATGCGGCGGTGGCCCGGCTGGTGGCGGCGGATGGCGGCTTCGCGCAACTGAGCCCGGCCTATCACCGGATGCTGCTGGACGTGGTGGCGGTGACCGAATGGCTGCGCCGCCGGGCCGGTGGGCCCGAGGCCGCGCCCCTCACCCTCGCGCGCATGGCGGCGGCGACGCGCTGGCTGCATCGCCTCGCCTGCCCCGTCACCGGGCGGCTGCCCCGCATCGGGCACCAGGATGGCTCGCATGTGGCCGACCTGTCCGCGGCGGGGCCGGATGACGCAAGCGCCAGCCTGGAGCGCGCGGCGCGGATCTTCTGCGGCGCTTCGGCCGGCTGGCCGGCGGATGCGGGCTGTGCCGCCCTCGGCCTCACCCTGCCGGCCGCGGTGCTGGCGGCGGAAGCGGATTGGGAGGCGGGCGGGTTGCTCGGGCGGCGCTTCGGCCGCTTCCGCGCTATCCTGCGCGTCGGCCCGCTGCGCTTCCGCCCGGGCCATGCCGACCTCCTGCATCTCGATCTCTGGCGCGAGGGGGAGAACCTGCTGCGCGATGGCGGCACCGGCGCCTACAACCCGGCCGACCCCGCCTGGTTGGACTATTTCCAGGGGGCGGCGGCGCATAACGGCATCGCCTTCGATGGCGAGGACCAGATGCCGCGCCTTGGGCCCTTCCTCTTTCACCACTGGCCCGAGACCGGCGCGCTGCCCGGCGGTGGCTGGTGGCGGGACCATCGCGGCCGTCGCCATGCCCGGGTGCTGCGCGCCGCGCCCGGCGGGCTGGCCGTGGAGGATGCGGTGTCAGGTCCCTTCCGCGAGGCGCTGCTCCGCTGGCGGCTGGCGCCGGGGGACTGGACGCTCGGGGCCGAGGGGGTGGCGGGGGCGGGGATGCGGCTCAGCCTTTCGGCCGATGGCCCCATGGCGCTTCGGCTGGTGCGGGGGATGGAAAGTCGCGCCTATGGGGAGGTGTCGCCCTTGCCGGTGCTCGAGGCGTGCATTTCCGAAACGACCTCCCGCATCACGACACATATCCATAATTTATGA
- a CDS encoding polysaccharide biosynthesis/export family protein: protein MKHARVLALWTLVLALPAAAQNAPSLIGPPALPSTLPGGAPLQALPPSAQQDILQRLLDAGAGRTLGSQSPTAPQPAPFSSLGLPAPTPAATDEPLSPIEQFFENRRPQPASLAAATPAARMPMTPQPLRQFGYDSFRTNPPGALAGQAFGQQLNQASGAIPEDYIIGRDDELVISFRGRTSQDLTLRVSREGMLLLPNLPPLAAADRTLRELREELGRRAQRELAGADVFISVRQMRQVTIFVGGEVQRPGVVALSPLANVFDALVAAQGVRKSGTLRAIRVEGPRGRRVLDLYPVLAGEGEPPDLTLREGERILVPPIGGVVALGGEVSRPAIYELPPGSGSSPLGTMLRLAGDALRPSGNRFLLETTDGEGRRAFREIGLQSPLRRGDLLLVEPGTDVQAHNIRLTGHVAQPLTRALGGRGASLRGLLGDGRIVRPDPYARMAVILRTDARTRGRRFQPFDLSAVLAGRADVHLAEGDEVIILSLADVLWLSSPTVQWALLDETERGRLNAAQARIAPPATPPPQPASLLAGLPSVIPAPAPGMPTPPGAGPDPSRGLDCAALTQLEIAARSSPQRFAHARIGGFRRLGEAPCPQVFLDYPALLTYLLDNAMTLTGEGRLPGLYPITNGTGLDQVLAVAGGLTDTADLSSVELTREPSDQTSAIPLTRTLLDLRSRNFAAVRLSPRDGVRIPRGFGDRDNGPVTLMGEFLRPGVYDIRRGERLSEVIARAGGLTPQAYPYGAVFTREAARARQQEGFNRTARELEMGLMQVAAGTAVVGSSGRGTDVSGAVAAGQQLAASLRNIPAAGRMVVEANPVVLAGRPELDVLLEPGDLIVMPKRPNDVTVVGAVQNPGSLQFTSGWRASQYVRAAGGTQRFADPSRAFLVLPNGTSVPAGLGAWQQGGPPVPPGSLVIVPNDPSPFESWGFLRDMTQIAGQLAISAAALAVIYRGGN, encoded by the coding sequence TTGAAGCATGCCCGCGTCCTGGCCCTCTGGACCTTGGTGCTGGCCTTGCCCGCGGCCGCGCAGAACGCCCCCTCCCTGATCGGCCCGCCCGCCCTGCCCTCCACCCTGCCCGGCGGCGCGCCGCTGCAGGCCCTGCCGCCCAGCGCCCAGCAGGACATCCTCCAGCGGCTGCTCGATGCCGGCGCCGGCCGCACGCTGGGCAGCCAGAGCCCCACCGCACCGCAGCCGGCACCCTTCTCCAGCCTCGGCCTGCCGGCGCCGACGCCGGCCGCGACCGATGAGCCGCTCTCGCCCATCGAGCAGTTCTTCGAGAATCGCCGCCCGCAGCCCGCCTCCCTCGCCGCCGCCACCCCGGCCGCGCGCATGCCCATGACGCCGCAGCCGCTCCGGCAATTCGGCTATGACAGCTTCCGCACCAACCCGCCCGGCGCGCTGGCCGGCCAGGCCTTCGGCCAGCAGCTGAACCAGGCCTCCGGCGCCATCCCGGAGGACTACATCATCGGCCGCGATGACGAGCTGGTGATCAGCTTCCGCGGCCGCACCAGCCAGGACCTGACCCTGCGCGTGTCACGAGAGGGCATGCTGCTGCTGCCCAACCTGCCGCCCCTCGCCGCGGCCGACCGCACGCTGCGCGAACTGCGCGAGGAACTGGGCCGCCGCGCCCAGCGCGAGCTGGCGGGCGCCGACGTCTTCATCTCCGTCCGGCAGATGCGCCAGGTGACGATCTTCGTGGGCGGCGAGGTGCAGCGCCCGGGCGTCGTCGCCCTCTCGCCGCTCGCCAATGTGTTCGACGCGCTGGTGGCGGCGCAGGGTGTGCGGAAATCCGGCACGCTGCGCGCCATCCGCGTCGAGGGCCCGCGCGGCCGCCGCGTGCTGGACCTCTACCCCGTGCTGGCCGGCGAGGGCGAGCCGCCGGATCTCACGCTGCGCGAGGGTGAGCGCATCCTGGTGCCCCCCATCGGCGGCGTGGTGGCGCTGGGCGGCGAGGTTTCGCGCCCCGCCATCTATGAGCTGCCGCCGGGCAGCGGCTCATCCCCGCTCGGCACCATGCTGCGCCTCGCGGGCGATGCGCTGCGCCCCTCCGGCAACCGCTTCCTGCTGGAGACCACCGATGGCGAGGGCCGCCGCGCCTTCCGCGAGATCGGCCTGCAATCGCCACTCCGCCGGGGCGACCTGCTGCTGGTGGAGCCCGGCACGGATGTGCAGGCGCACAATATCCGCCTCACCGGCCATGTGGCGCAGCCGCTGACGCGCGCCCTGGGCGGGCGCGGCGCCAGCCTGCGCGGGCTGCTCGGCGATGGCCGCATCGTCCGGCCCGACCCCTATGCCCGCATGGCCGTCATCCTGCGCACCGATGCGCGCACCCGCGGCCGCCGCTTCCAGCCCTTCGACCTCTCGGCCGTGCTGGCCGGCCGCGCCGATGTGCATCTGGCCGAGGGCGACGAGGTCATCATCCTCTCGCTCGCCGATGTGCTCTGGCTCTCCAGCCCCACGGTCCAATGGGCCCTGCTCGACGAGACCGAGCGCGGGCGGCTGAACGCGGCCCAGGCGCGCATCGCCCCGCCCGCCACGCCCCCGCCCCAGCCGGCGAGCCTGCTGGCCGGGCTGCCCAGCGTGATTCCCGCGCCGGCGCCGGGCATGCCCACGCCCCCCGGTGCCGGCCCCGATCCGTCGCGCGGCCTTGATTGCGCCGCGCTGACGCAGCTTGAGATCGCGGCGCGGTCCTCGCCGCAGCGCTTCGCCCATGCCCGGATCGGCGGCTTCCGCCGGCTGGGCGAGGCACCCTGCCCGCAGGTCTTCCTCGATTATCCCGCGCTGCTCACCTACCTGCTCGACAATGCCATGACATTGACGGGCGAGGGCCGGCTGCCCGGCCTCTATCCCATCACCAACGGCACCGGGCTGGATCAGGTGCTGGCCGTGGCGGGCGGCCTGACCGACACGGCCGACCTCTCCAGCGTCGAACTGACGCGCGAGCCCTCGGACCAGACCAGCGCCATCCCGCTCACGCGCACCCTCCTCGACCTGCGAAGCCGCAACTTCGCCGCCGTCCGCCTCTCCCCGCGCGACGGCGTCCGCATCCCGCGCGGCTTCGGCGACCGCGACAACGGCCCCGTCACGCTGATGGGCGAGTTCCTGCGCCCCGGCGTCTACGACATCCGTCGCGGCGAGCGCCTTTCGGAGGTCATCGCCCGCGCGGGCGGGCTGACGCCGCAGGCCTATCCCTATGGCGCCGTCTTCACGCGCGAGGCGGCGCGCGCGCGCCAGCAGGAAGGCTTCAACCGCACCGCCCGCGAGCTGGAAATGGGCCTGATGCAGGTGGCCGCCGGCACCGCCGTGGTCGGCAGCAGCGGCCGCGGCACCGATGTCTCGGGCGCGGTGGCCGCGGGGCAGCAGCTGGCCGCCAGCCTGCGGAACATCCCCGCCGCCGGTCGCATGGTGGTGGAGGCCAATCCCGTCGTGCTCGCCGGGCGGCCGGAACTGGACGTGCTGCTGGAGCCGGGCGACCTGATCGTCATGCCCAAGCGGCCGAACGACGTGACGGTGGTGGGCGCGGTGCAGAATCCTGGCAGCCTGCAATTCACCAGCGGCTGGCGGGCCAGCCAGTACGTGCGGGCCGCGGGCGGCACGCAGCGCTTCGCCGACCCCTCGCGCGCCTTCCTCGTGCTGCCCAACGGTACCTCGGTGCCGGCCGGCCTCGGCGCCTGGCAGCAGGGCGGGCCGCCGGTGCCGCCGGGCAGCCTGGTGATCGTGCCCAATGATCCCTCGCCCTTCGAATCCTGGGGCTTCCTGCGCGACATGACGCAGATCGCGGGGCAACTCGCGATCTCGGCGGCCGCGCTGGCCGTGATCTACCGGGGAGGGAATTGA
- a CDS encoding YjbH domain-containing protein: MTRGLGAPAAMRPGCGGAAAILAGLLVLAAPARALDEVPATGSNFGRVGLLEMPNARFRPDGVIEGGMSWRRQRDFFFINFQALPFLETTFRLSDRLNGTTGRGTTTDRAFDIKLRVWEEGAWRPALAIGLQDVIGTGIYQGEYIVASKRFWSLDATLGMGWGRLSSGQDVTNPLTYGPAGFGTRPRSVGQGGTVAWNSLFRGPYSGIFAGLEYSVPPIPTPWGPIEGLRAKIEYSADALRDERGGYPTRTTNLRGEAASRVNIGLNWQPNPYLDIGASFLYGTDFLVRASLRLDPNAPPDLPREPPPPMRPRPVEGAPPPPPEPLRGWRERLLAASAGFEGQIRMGRDDAEGEATENAVLARRLFPALRAQSFLPISLDLRGDEAHIAVSGGQYRTLAQVTSRVVRAAQPILPAQIERIRVIWERDGVVIARLVTLRGAFEAQGRAMGSAEEILHASQLLPAWDETSPTAAYAAPPRLTWGIAPALNIMVGDPDTAVRWQLGATAGARLDIGWNTAIAGAVQQAFAGNFADGLPSDSVLPHVRSDFARYARANTTTMPALYAERIWTPARDVFARVTAGMLEPMFGGISGEVLWRPRDRPFAIGLDLNWVAQRQYTQNIGTLGYSVVTGQASLYLDLPVWNLYTTLRGGRYLAGDWGGTIEMGRRFDSGIEVGGFATFTNVSYARFGEGSFDKGIYVRVPFDFFGLTTRNRAALNLRPVQRDGGQRLAVDSPLWEVTREGRADALRRGYAGFTW; this comes from the coding sequence GTGACGCGCGGTCTGGGCGCGCCGGCCGCCATGCGGCCGGGTTGTGGTGGGGCGGCAGCCATCCTGGCCGGGCTGCTGGTGCTCGCCGCCCCCGCCCGTGCCCTCGACGAAGTCCCCGCCACCGGTTCCAATTTCGGCCGCGTCGGCCTGCTCGAGATGCCCAATGCGCGCTTCCGCCCCGATGGCGTCATCGAGGGCGGCATGTCCTGGCGGCGGCAGCGGGACTTCTTCTTCATCAATTTCCAGGCGCTGCCCTTCCTCGAGACCACCTTCCGGCTGAGCGACCGGCTGAACGGCACAACCGGCCGCGGCACCACGACCGACCGCGCCTTCGACATCAAGCTGCGCGTCTGGGAGGAGGGCGCCTGGCGACCGGCCCTGGCCATCGGCCTGCAGGACGTGATCGGCACCGGCATCTACCAGGGCGAATACATCGTCGCCTCCAAGCGCTTCTGGTCGCTCGACGCGACGCTCGGCATGGGCTGGGGCCGGCTGTCTTCCGGGCAGGATGTGACGAACCCGCTGACCTATGGCCCGGCCGGCTTCGGCACGCGGCCACGCAGCGTGGGCCAGGGCGGCACGGTCGCCTGGAACAGCCTGTTCCGCGGGCCCTATTCCGGCATCTTCGCCGGCCTCGAATACTCCGTGCCGCCGATCCCCACCCCCTGGGGGCCGATCGAGGGGCTGCGCGCCAAGATCGAATACTCGGCCGATGCGCTGCGCGACGAGCGCGGCGGCTATCCCACCCGCACCACCAACCTGCGCGGCGAGGCGGCGAGCCGCGTGAACATCGGCCTGAACTGGCAGCCCAACCCCTATCTCGATATCGGCGCCTCCTTTCTCTACGGCACGGATTTCCTGGTGCGCGCCTCGCTGCGGCTCGATCCCAACGCGCCGCCGGACCTGCCGCGCGAACCGCCGCCCCCCATGCGCCCCCGCCCCGTCGAAGGCGCGCCGCCGCCACCGCCCGAGCCGCTGCGTGGGTGGCGCGAACGCCTGCTCGCCGCCTCGGCCGGCTTCGAGGGGCAGATCCGCATGGGGCGCGACGATGCCGAGGGCGAGGCGACGGAAAACGCCGTGCTGGCGCGCCGCCTCTTTCCCGCGCTGCGCGCCCAGAGCTTCCTGCCCATCTCGCTCGACCTGCGCGGGGACGAGGCGCATATCGCCGTCTCCGGCGGGCAATATCGCACCCTGGCGCAAGTCACCTCCCGCGTGGTGCGCGCGGCCCAGCCTATCCTGCCCGCGCAGATCGAGCGCATCCGCGTGATCTGGGAGCGCGACGGCGTGGTCATCGCCCGCCTGGTCACGCTGCGCGGCGCCTTCGAGGCGCAGGGCCGCGCCATGGGCAGCGCGGAGGAGATCCTGCATGCCTCGCAACTCCTGCCCGCCTGGGACGAGACGAGCCCGACCGCCGCCTATGCCGCGCCGCCGCGCCTGACCTGGGGCATCGCGCCCGCGCTGAACATCATGGTGGGCGACCCCGACACGGCGGTGCGCTGGCAATTGGGCGCAACCGCCGGCGCGCGGCTCGACATCGGCTGGAACACCGCCATCGCCGGCGCGGTGCAGCAGGCCTTCGCCGGCAATTTCGCCGATGGCCTGCCGAGCGACAGCGTGCTGCCGCATGTCCGCAGCGATTTCGCGCGCTACGCCCGCGCCAACACCACCACCATGCCCGCCCTCTATGCCGAGCGCATCTGGACGCCCGCGCGCGACGTCTTCGCCCGCGTCACGGCGGGCATGCTGGAGCCGATGTTCGGCGGCATTTCCGGCGAGGTGCTCTGGCGCCCGCGCGACCGCCCCTTCGCCATCGGCCTCGACCTGAACTGGGTGGCGCAGCGGCAATACACGCAGAACATCGGCACGCTCGGCTATTCCGTCGTGACCGGCCAGGCCTCGCTCTACCTCGATCTGCCGGTGTGGAACCTTTACACGACCCTGCGCGGCGGCCGGTATCTCGCGGGCGACTGGGGCGGCACGATCGAGATGGGGCGCCGCTTCGACAGCGGCATCGAGGTGGGCGGCTTCGCCACCTTCACCAATGTCAGCTACGCGCGCTTCGGCGAGGGCAGCTTCGACAAGGGCATCTATGTCCGCGTGCCCTTCGACTTCTTCGGCCTCACCACGCGCAACCGCGCCGCGCTGAACCTGCGCCCCGTGCAGCGTGACGGCGGGCAGCGCCTGGCGGTGGACAGCCCGCTCTGGGAGGTGACGCGCGAAGGCCGGGCCGATGCGCTGCGGCGGGGCTATGCGGGCTTCACCTGGTGA